One Deinococcus aerolatus genomic window carries:
- a CDS encoding M20 family metallopeptidase — MGGMSSPEGHPELQAMLNDLRTLVEIESPSSDLAAICRVMDVVEQWARDLGAETHGLPGGTRLFNFGVGYDEQPILVLTHADTVWPHGTLAQMPWRVEGDRLYGPGTYDMKAGIVGLIHALRSLNHGWPRGGVQVLLSPDEETGSASSRGHIENAARHARAVLVVEPPVADSHNLKTGRKGTGHFSLHFHGVASHAGNKPEEGASAITAAAQAVLEIQALARPDIGTTISVGLIRGGSAVNVVPAECVLDVDLRVSTLAEAERVTAAVQAMTPADPRVTLTLGGGLNRPPFEQGGATMALFAQAQAIGQQLGFTVGHEVVGGGSDGNFTAPLAPTLDGLGAPGDGAHASHEHVRLDRWPDHVRLLTRLLKEI; from the coding sequence ATGGGCGGTATGTCATCCCCAGAAGGTCACCCCGAACTCCAGGCCATGCTGAACGATCTGCGGACCCTGGTCGAGATCGAGTCGCCGTCCAGCGATCTGGCCGCCATCTGCCGCGTCATGGACGTGGTCGAACAGTGGGCGCGCGACCTCGGCGCGGAGACGCACGGCCTGCCCGGCGGCACCCGCCTGTTCAATTTCGGTGTCGGATACGACGAGCAGCCGATTCTGGTGCTGACCCACGCCGATACGGTCTGGCCGCACGGCACCCTGGCACAGATGCCGTGGCGTGTGGAGGGCGACCGCCTCTACGGGCCCGGCACCTACGACATGAAAGCCGGCATTGTAGGGCTGATTCACGCCCTGCGCAGCCTGAACCACGGGTGGCCCAGGGGGGGCGTTCAGGTGCTGCTCTCGCCGGATGAGGAAACGGGCAGTGCCAGCAGCCGCGGGCACATCGAGAACGCTGCCCGCCACGCCCGTGCGGTGCTGGTGGTGGAGCCGCCGGTGGCCGACAGCCACAACCTCAAGACCGGCCGCAAGGGCACCGGCCATTTTTCCCTGCACTTTCACGGCGTCGCCAGCCACGCCGGAAACAAGCCCGAGGAGGGCGCCAGCGCAATCACGGCCGCCGCGCAGGCGGTGCTGGAAATTCAGGCCCTGGCCCGTCCGGACATCGGCACCACCATCAGCGTCGGGCTGATCCGGGGGGGCAGCGCGGTCAACGTGGTGCCGGCCGAATGTGTGCTGGACGTTGACCTGCGCGTGTCCACCCTGGCCGAGGCCGAGCGCGTCACGGCCGCCGTGCAGGCCATGACCCCGGCGGACCCGCGCGTCACGCTGACCCTTGGGGGCGGGTTGAACCGGCCCCCCTTCGAGCAGGGCGGGGCGACGATGGCGCTGTTCGCTCAGGCCCAGGCCATCGGGCAGCAGCTGGGCTTCACGGTCGGCCATGAGGTTGTGGGGGGCGGCAGCGACGGTAACTTCACCGCGCCGCTCGCACCCACCCTGGACGGTCTGGGCGCCCCCGGCGACGGCGCGCACGCCAGCCACGAGCACGTTCGTCTGGACCGCTGGCCGGACCACGTGCGCCTGCTGACCCGCCTGCTCAAAGAAATCTGA